A portion of the Methylobacterium nodulans ORS 2060 genome contains these proteins:
- a CDS encoding tetratricopeptide repeat protein, with the protein MEAAAILTQLCRLFAHLPYGWRELAVLRQRAGDAEGAARDFARALAADPGDLHTLMQSVRHSAGMGRLDEAQACLSAFVPRTPGQVRRAERLEQLVAYMRRHPETEAMLLAMAIRTSPRHLGIAAVEARIAAALEERRPFSLIRLGDGEGAWISDPDEEGGRFRSLYRNNRKRILRTWFGNDDLIDRADFLALRDRFLATIPTASVVGVTYPERIRHEYGIASLDGVPSCTNVLRHVSPLLHREGVSVCTHDIHLDLHLSGALQRLMTSGHPVGLISCHPQLAGAISRRFGTRIAAALLIPEEKRFAPIIGATGMQGAHYPEAFGHVMARLRQRDWSGIFWLVAAGYLGKLYCHEIAARGGVAVDIGSIADAWSGKATRPGLSNLDPYRL; encoded by the coding sequence TTGGAAGCAGCCGCGATCCTGACGCAGCTGTGCCGGTTGTTTGCCCACCTGCCCTATGGCTGGCGCGAACTCGCGGTTCTCCGCCAGAGGGCGGGCGACGCCGAGGGAGCGGCGCGCGACTTCGCGCGAGCGCTGGCGGCAGATCCGGGTGATCTCCACACCCTGATGCAGTCCGTGCGCCACTCTGCGGGAATGGGCCGGCTGGATGAGGCGCAAGCCTGTCTGTCGGCCTTCGTGCCTCGCACGCCGGGCCAGGTGCGCCGGGCGGAGCGGCTGGAGCAGCTGGTCGCCTACATGCGGCGCCATCCCGAGACGGAGGCCATGCTCCTCGCCATGGCGATCCGGACGAGCCCGCGCCACCTCGGCATCGCGGCCGTGGAGGCACGCATCGCTGCTGCGCTGGAGGAGCGCCGTCCCTTCTCGCTGATCCGCCTTGGCGACGGCGAGGGCGCCTGGATCAGCGACCCGGACGAGGAGGGCGGCCGCTTCCGCAGCCTCTATCGCAACAACCGCAAGCGCATCCTGCGCACGTGGTTCGGGAATGACGACCTGATCGACCGCGCCGATTTCCTCGCCTTGCGCGACCGGTTCCTGGCCACCATCCCGACAGCCTCGGTGGTGGGGGTAACCTATCCGGAGCGGATCCGGCACGAGTACGGGATCGCGAGCCTCGATGGGGTGCCGAGCTGCACCAACGTATTGCGCCACGTCTCGCCCCTGCTGCACCGGGAGGGCGTGAGCGTCTGCACCCACGACATCCACCTCGATCTGCATCTCTCGGGCGCCCTGCAGCGGCTGATGACTTCAGGGCACCCCGTTGGCCTGATCTCCTGCCACCCTCAGCTCGCGGGTGCGATCTCCCGGCGGTTCGGCACGCGCATCGCCGCCGCGCTGCTCATTCCGGAAGAGAAGCGGTTCGCGCCGATCATCGGTGCGACCGGGATGCAAGGCGCTCATTATCCGGAAGCGTTCGGGCACGTGATGGCACGCCTGCGGCAACGGGATTGGTCCGGGATCTTCTGGCTCGTCGCGGCCGGCTATCTCGGCAAGCTCTACTGTCATGAGATTGCAGCGCGCGGCGGCGTCGCCGTCGATATTGGGTCGATTGCCGATGCATGGTCCGGCAAGGCGACCCGCCCGGGGCTGTCCAATCTTGACCCATATCGCCTATGA
- a CDS encoding PIG-L deacetylase family protein has protein sequence MACPNEMTPSPAITAEQVLKSLAARRPIDLAVAVVTAHPDDETIGLGGVMAHLRNLTLLQLTDGAPLDPAFAAAAGFPTRQAYAAARRSELVDALAVLVEGRVARQVFYEIPDGRLADHLDVAIERLVEDLIWVDAVLTHPYEGGHFDHDAAAFAVQEACRQLARRGDHTPARLEFTSYHHIRGRLRTGHFVDHVACPEIVVPLLPEAARRKEAAFACHRSQASNLAAFGYGPERFRPAPTYDFFQPPAGGEVMYGIEVWHGLQRAFASAVHA, from the coding sequence ATGGCCTGCCCGAACGAGATGACCCCGAGCCCAGCGATCACTGCCGAACAGGTTCTCAAAAGCCTTGCGGCGCGCCGGCCGATCGACCTGGCGGTGGCCGTCGTCACGGCGCACCCCGACGATGAGACGATCGGCCTGGGGGGCGTCATGGCTCATCTCCGGAATTTGACCTTGCTTCAGCTCACAGATGGCGCGCCCCTCGACCCGGCCTTCGCCGCCGCAGCGGGCTTCCCGACGCGTCAGGCCTACGCGGCGGCACGCCGAAGCGAGCTGGTCGATGCGCTCGCGGTTCTGGTCGAGGGTCGCGTGGCCCGCCAGGTCTTCTACGAAATTCCCGACGGTCGCCTCGCCGACCACTTGGACGTGGCGATCGAGCGGCTGGTCGAGGATCTCATCTGGGTCGATGCCGTCCTCACCCATCCTTACGAGGGAGGCCATTTCGACCATGACGCGGCGGCCTTCGCGGTGCAGGAGGCGTGCCGGCAGCTGGCGCGCCGCGGCGATCACACACCGGCGCGGCTGGAATTCACGAGCTATCACCACATCAGGGGTCGGCTGCGCACCGGGCACTTTGTCGATCATGTCGCCTGCCCGGAGATCGTCGTCCCATTGCTGCCAGAGGCGGCTCGCCGCAAAGAGGCGGCCTTCGCGTGCCATCGCAGCCAGGCGAGTAATCTCGCCGCTTTCGGGTACGGTCCTGAGCGGTTCCGGCCGGCACCGACCTACGACTTCTTCCAGCCTCCTGCCGGCGGTGAAGTCATGTATGGAATAGAGGTGTGGCACGGCCTGCAGCGAGCCTTTGCATCCGCTGTGCATGCCTGA
- a CDS encoding ISL3-like element ISMno5 family transposase, with product MILSSSLPGCTIERVFRHTDHLVVIAHGRRCHGRCPTCGTPSSAVHSRYDRRPADLPSMGQPVTLRLRIRRFYCHHPACRRRTFAEPLPRLIPPRARRTRRLAQAQTRIGLAVGGEAGARLTGHLGMQTSPDTILRLVHRLPLPRANAPRAVGIDDWAIRKGRSYGTLLVDLERRCPIDLLPDRSGATVAAWLRRHPSIQIVARDRSTEYARAATAGAPAALQVADRWHLLLNLRQVLERWLGRVHGRLRQLPPLASGDGRQPGERPRAYRRSAAEIAVSLDSRARRLAAYEDVRRRHLAGETLLAIGRATGLARATVRKYAQAESFPERAIRRPNPSRLDPYLAHLEQRMAEGCENAMALWREIRRQGFAGTHRQVHRFVAERRTARKWLSQPASTSTEAIRPSPIASPKQLAWILVQPLATLQPRAAADLARIRQDPEAARIADLARRFTMLVRACGLGGDRPADPASELDRWLLETRNCGVAALETFAAGLAQDGAAVRAALTTSWSNAQAEGQISRLKMLKRTMYGRASFALLRSRILIAA from the coding sequence ATGATCCTGTCCTCATCCCTGCCGGGCTGCACGATCGAGCGGGTCTTTCGCCACACCGATCACCTTGTCGTCATCGCCCATGGCCGCCGTTGTCATGGTCGATGTCCGACCTGTGGCACGCCCAGTTCCGCCGTTCACAGCCGCTATGATCGCCGTCCGGCCGATCTGCCGAGCATGGGCCAGCCTGTGACGCTGCGCCTGCGTATCCGACGCTTCTACTGCCATCATCCCGCTTGCCGCCGCCGCACGTTCGCCGAGCCTCTTCCGCGGCTGATACCGCCGCGAGCGCGCCGGACCCGCCGCCTCGCTCAGGCCCAGACCCGGATCGGGCTTGCAGTCGGCGGCGAGGCCGGCGCGCGCCTGACCGGCCACCTGGGGATGCAAACCAGCCCCGACACGATCCTGCGCCTCGTGCACCGCCTCCCGTTGCCGAGAGCGAACGCGCCGCGCGCCGTGGGCATCGACGACTGGGCCATCCGCAAAGGTCGGAGCTACGGCACGCTTCTCGTCGACCTCGAACGGCGATGCCCGATCGACCTGCTGCCCGACCGCTCAGGGGCGACCGTTGCCGCATGGCTGCGTCGCCATCCCAGCATCCAGATCGTCGCCCGCGACCGCTCGACCGAGTACGCCCGAGCGGCCACCGCGGGCGCGCCGGCCGCCCTCCAGGTCGCCGACCGATGGCACCTGCTCCTCAACCTGCGCCAGGTTCTCGAACGCTGGCTTGGCCGCGTCCATGGCCGGCTGCGACAGCTCCCTCCTCTTGCGAGTGGTGACGGACGACAGCCAGGGGAGCGCCCGCGCGCCTATCGCCGCAGCGCAGCCGAGATTGCCGTCAGCCTCGACAGCCGCGCCCGCCGGCTGGCGGCCTATGAGGACGTGCGCCGACGCCATCTCGCTGGCGAGACCCTCCTGGCGATCGGCCGCGCCACGGGTCTGGCGCGAGCGACCGTGCGCAAGTACGCCCAGGCCGAGAGCTTCCCGGAGCGCGCGATCCGCAGACCCAATCCCTCTCGCCTCGATCCCTACCTCGCCCATCTGGAGCAGCGCATGGCCGAGGGCTGCGAGAACGCTATGGCGCTCTGGCGCGAGATCCGCCGCCAGGGCTTCGCGGGAACCCATCGGCAGGTGCACCGCTTCGTCGCCGAGCGGCGCACGGCTCGCAAATGGCTGTCGCAGCCCGCCTCGACGAGCACTGAGGCGATCAGACCCTCACCCATCGCCTCACCCAAGCAACTGGCCTGGATCCTGGTGCAGCCCCTCGCGACACTGCAGCCCCGCGCCGCGGCTGACCTCGCCCGCATCCGGCAGGATCCTGAAGCCGCACGGATCGCCGATCTGGCGCGGCGGTTCACGATGCTCGTGCGTGCCTGTGGCCTGGGCGGCGACCGGCCGGCGGACCCTGCCAGCGAGCTCGACAGATGGCTGCTCGAAACCCGGAACTGCGGTGTCGCTGCGCTGGAGACCTTCGCGGCCGGTTTGGCGCAGGATGGGGCGGCCGTTCGGGCGGCGCTGACGACGTCCTGGAGCAATGCTCAGGCGGAAGGGCAGATCAGTCGGCTGAAGATGCTCAAGCGCACCATGTACGGTCGCGCCAGCTTCGCACTCCTCCGTAGCCGCATCCTCATCGCTGCCTGA
- the cueR gene encoding Cu(I)-responsive transcriptional regulator translates to MNIGQAAKASGVSAKMIRYYEQTGLIPQADRKASGYRDYSDVDVHMLRFIRRARGLGFSVAKINELLGLWRDESRQSAEVKRLAQAHIDELERKIKGLQDIEHTLTMLVNACEGDHRPHCPILKHLENGEDNEDLSIHPRKGAVAGLAY, encoded by the coding sequence ATGAACATAGGACAGGCAGCCAAGGCGTCCGGCGTTTCGGCCAAGATGATCCGCTACTACGAGCAGACCGGCCTCATACCGCAGGCCGACCGGAAGGCTTCCGGGTATCGCGACTATTCCGACGTCGACGTGCACATGCTGCGCTTCATCCGCCGCGCACGCGGCCTCGGCTTCTCCGTCGCCAAGATCAATGAGCTGCTGGGATTGTGGCGAGATGAATCCCGGCAGAGCGCCGAGGTCAAGCGGTTGGCGCAGGCCCACATCGACGAGCTCGAAAGGAAGATCAAGGGTCTTCAGGACATCGAGCATACGCTGACGATGCTCGTCAATGCCTGCGAAGGCGACCATCGTCCGCATTGCCCGATCCTCAAGCACCTCGAGAACGGCGAGGATAATGAAGATCTGTCAATTCACCCGCGCAAGGGCGCGGTTGCTGGCTTGGCTTATTGA
- a CDS encoding heavy metal translocating P-type ATPase produces the protein MNAPVRPADLSSASISLPIEGMTCASCVGRVERALKAIPGVETVSANLATERASITTNAPVDRSKLVGAVENAGYSVPAAFSAPASSIELSVEGMTCASCIGRVERALKAVPGVTQASVNLATERATIEGSADSGALIAAIEQAGYGATVIGKAVNAGGQDDTAEQAEKKETERRELKRDFTIAAVLTAPVFVLEMGSHLIPGVHGAIDATIGMQWSWYIQFALTTLVLFVPGIRFYEKGLPALWRLGPDMNSLVAVGTLAAYGYSLVATFAPAFLPPGTINVYFEAAAVIVTLILLGRLLEARAKGRTSEAIKRLVGLQAKTARVRRDGKTVDLPIASVAAGDIIEVRPGERIPVDGEVTEGESYVDESMITGEPIPVSKALGSEVVGGTVNQKGAFAFRATAVGGNTVLSQIIRMVEEAQGSKLPIQAMVDKVTMWFVPAVMAVAALTFAAWLYFGPSPALTFALVNAVAVLIIACPCAMGLATPTSVMVGTGRGAELGVLFRKGEALQLLKDSKVVAVDKTGTLTEGKPALTDLELAIGFDRKAVLGLVAAVEAKSEHPIARAIVEAAHNEGLELPMVSGFESVTGFGVKATVDGKPIEIGADRYMAELGHDVAGFATVAERLANEGKSPLYAAIGGKLAAIIAVADPIKETTPPAIRALHDLGLKVAMITGDNARTAKAIAARLGIDEVVAEVLPDGKVEAVRRLKSQYGKVAFVGDGINDAPALAEADVGLAIGTGTDIAIEAAEVVLMSGSLQGVPNAIALSKATIGNIRQNLFWAFAYNTALIPVAAGVLFPAFGILLSPVFAAGAMALSSVFVLGNALRLRRFKVAH, from the coding sequence ATGAATGCCCCCGTTCGACCTGCGGACCTTTCCTCCGCGTCAATCTCACTGCCCATCGAGGGCATGACCTGCGCATCCTGCGTGGGACGTGTCGAGAGGGCCCTGAAGGCCATTCCCGGCGTGGAGACGGTCTCGGCCAATTTAGCGACCGAGCGCGCGAGCATCACGACCAATGCGCCAGTTGATCGCAGCAAGCTCGTCGGCGCCGTCGAGAATGCCGGCTATTCCGTACCTGCCGCATTCTCGGCTCCGGCGTCCTCGATCGAGCTCTCGGTGGAGGGCATGACCTGTGCATCCTGTATCGGGCGTGTGGAGCGCGCCCTGAAAGCGGTGCCGGGCGTCACGCAAGCGAGCGTCAACCTGGCGACCGAGCGGGCCACGATTGAAGGCTCGGCGGACTCGGGCGCGCTCATCGCCGCCATCGAGCAGGCCGGATACGGCGCGACGGTGATCGGCAAGGCGGTCAACGCGGGCGGTCAGGACGACACGGCCGAGCAAGCCGAGAAGAAGGAAACAGAGCGGCGGGAACTGAAGCGCGATTTCACGATCGCCGCGGTCCTGACAGCGCCGGTCTTCGTTCTCGAGATGGGGTCTCACCTCATCCCCGGCGTGCATGGCGCTATCGACGCGACGATCGGCATGCAGTGGAGCTGGTACATCCAGTTTGCGCTGACGACGCTCGTTCTGTTCGTCCCCGGCATCCGCTTCTACGAAAAGGGGCTGCCGGCGCTGTGGCGTCTCGGCCCCGACATGAACTCGCTGGTCGCCGTCGGCACGCTGGCCGCCTATGGCTATTCGCTGGTCGCGACATTCGCCCCCGCCTTCCTGCCTCCCGGCACGATCAACGTCTATTTCGAAGCGGCCGCGGTCATCGTGACCCTGATCCTGCTCGGCCGTCTCCTTGAGGCCCGCGCCAAGGGGCGCACGTCCGAGGCGATCAAGCGCCTGGTGGGACTTCAGGCCAAGACGGCGCGCGTGCGCAGGGACGGCAAGACGGTCGATCTGCCGATCGCCTCCGTAGCCGCCGGAGACATCATCGAAGTCCGGCCCGGGGAACGGATTCCCGTCGACGGCGAGGTGACCGAGGGCGAGAGCTATGTCGACGAGTCGATGATCACCGGCGAGCCGATCCCGGTCTCGAAGGCCCTCGGCAGCGAAGTGGTCGGCGGCACGGTCAACCAGAAGGGCGCCTTCGCCTTCCGCGCGACGGCGGTCGGGGGGAACACCGTCCTGTCCCAGATCATCCGCATGGTCGAGGAAGCCCAGGGTTCGAAGCTGCCGATTCAGGCCATGGTCGACAAGGTGACCATGTGGTTCGTGCCCGCAGTCATGGCCGTGGCGGCGCTGACCTTCGCGGCGTGGCTGTATTTCGGGCCTTCGCCCGCGCTCACCTTCGCGCTCGTCAACGCGGTTGCGGTCCTGATCATCGCCTGCCCTTGCGCCATGGGCCTTGCAACGCCGACTTCCGTCATGGTGGGCACCGGCCGCGGCGCGGAGCTCGGCGTGCTCTTCCGCAAGGGTGAAGCCCTGCAGCTGCTCAAGGATTCCAAGGTCGTCGCGGTCGACAAGACCGGCACGCTGACCGAGGGCAAGCCGGCGCTGACGGATCTCGAGCTGGCGATCGGTTTCGACCGGAAGGCCGTGCTTGGGCTGGTTGCCGCCGTCGAGGCCAAGTCGGAGCACCCGATCGCCCGGGCGATCGTGGAGGCGGCTCACAACGAGGGCTTGGAACTGCCCATGGTCTCCGGGTTCGAATCCGTGACCGGCTTCGGCGTGAAGGCGACGGTGGACGGCAAGCCGATCGAGATTGGCGCCGACCGCTACATGGCCGAGCTCGGCCATGACGTGGCCGGCTTCGCCACGGTCGCCGAACGCCTGGCCAACGAGGGCAAGTCGCCGCTTTATGCGGCGATCGGCGGCAAGCTCGCGGCCATCATTGCCGTGGCGGACCCGATCAAGGAGACGACGCCCCCGGCGATCAGGGCCCTGCACGATCTCGGCCTGAAGGTCGCGATGATCACCGGCGACAATGCGCGCACGGCAAAGGCCATCGCGGCTCGCCTGGGCATCGACGAGGTCGTCGCCGAGGTGCTGCCCGACGGCAAGGTGGAGGCGGTTCGCCGGCTGAAGAGCCAGTACGGCAAGGTTGCCTTCGTCGGCGACGGGATCAACGACGCTCCGGCCCTCGCCGAGGCCGATGTCGGTCTCGCCATTGGCACCGGCACGGATATCGCCATCGAAGCGGCCGAGGTGGTGCTGATGTCGGGCAGCCTGCAGGGCGTGCCGAATGCAATCGCCTTGTCCAAGGCGACGATCGGCAACATCCGCCAGAACCTCTTCTGGGCCTTCGCCTACAACACGGCGCTGATTCCGGTCGCGGCCGGCGTGCTGTTCCCCGCGTTCGGCATCCTGCTTTCGCCGGTGTTCGCCGCGGGAGCCATGGCCCTGTCGAGCGTCTTCGTGCTGGGCAACGCGCTTCGGCTCCGCCGCTTCAAGGTTGCGCACTGA
- a CDS encoding IS6-like element ISMno6 family transposase, whose amino-acid sequence MTVLSYSGYRFPRDIIQRAVWLYLRFTLRFRDVEELLAERGITVTYESIRRWVLTFGPTIARGLRARRPKPHARWHLDEVFVRISGTQMDLWRAVDAEGEVLDVLLQTKRDRRAAQKLMRKLLKKQGMAPETWVTDKCPAYGAALREMKLSRVDHVQRKRANNRAESSHVPVRRREAKLQGFESPGSAQRVLSMPAATYNTFTVPRHLVSARTHRLFRAEAFAMWRGAAGVPA is encoded by the coding sequence ATGACCGTGCTCTCGTACTCCGGCTACCGCTTCCCGCGTGACATCATCCAACGCGCTGTGTGGTTGTATCTCCGGTTCACCCTCCGCTTTCGCGACGTCGAAGAACTCCTGGCCGAGCGGGGGATCACAGTGACGTACGAGAGCATCCGACGCTGGGTTCTCACCTTCGGTCCGACGATCGCACGCGGGCTGCGAGCCCGCCGCCCCAAGCCGCACGCGCGATGGCACCTCGACGAGGTGTTCGTGCGCATCAGCGGCACGCAGATGGACCTGTGGCGGGCCGTGGACGCCGAAGGCGAGGTGCTGGACGTGCTGCTCCAGACCAAGCGGGACAGGCGCGCGGCTCAGAAGCTGATGCGCAAGCTTCTGAAGAAGCAGGGCATGGCACCGGAGACCTGGGTCACGGACAAGTGCCCGGCCTACGGAGCCGCGCTTCGTGAGATGAAGCTGAGCCGAGTGGATCACGTCCAGCGCAAGCGGGCGAACAACCGGGCGGAGAGCTCGCATGTGCCGGTGCGACGACGAGAGGCGAAGTTGCAGGGCTTCGAGTCGCCTGGCTCAGCCCAGCGGGTCTTGTCGATGCCCGCGGCCACCTACAACACCTTCACCGTTCCTCGTCACCTCGTCTCGGCTCGCACGCACCGGCTCTTCCGAGCCGAGGCGTTCGCGATGTGGCGCGGTGCGGCGGGCGTGCCGGCCTGA
- a CDS encoding outer membrane protein, protein MIRKLLLTSAATALLTGAASAADLPRREPPPPPVFTPVPVFTWTGFYAGFNAGYGFDTGPNRGPTVIGVGPATGLVIVPTVIAFRNESNLDGFTGGGQIGYNYQFTPGAGVVIGLEADAQYVDFGRDRNRFIATGPIAAQRVFNPAGLAGLDFFGTVRGRLGYAWDRTLIYGTGGFAYGSGGGRDFGLPNDDDFQTGWTAGGGVEYALPTDSFLNFFRSSSVTVKVEGLYVNLDRGRRFNGAFAVNNAGAIITTASPGVVVVNAGQFRRDTEFAVVRAGLNYKFGTW, encoded by the coding sequence ATGATCAGAAAGCTCTTGCTCACCAGCGCGGCCACCGCCCTCCTGACGGGCGCTGCGTCTGCTGCCGACCTGCCGCGCCGCGAGCCTCCCCCGCCGCCGGTGTTCACGCCGGTGCCGGTGTTCACCTGGACCGGCTTCTACGCCGGTTTCAACGCCGGTTACGGCTTCGACACCGGTCCCAACCGCGGGCCCACGGTGATTGGCGTCGGCCCGGCCACCGGCCTCGTCATCGTTCCGACCGTCATCGCCTTCCGGAACGAGAGCAACCTGGACGGCTTCACCGGCGGCGGCCAGATCGGCTACAACTACCAGTTCACGCCGGGCGCGGGCGTGGTGATCGGTCTCGAGGCCGACGCCCAGTACGTCGACTTCGGCCGTGACCGGAACCGCTTCATCGCCACCGGCCCGATCGCCGCCCAGCGGGTGTTCAACCCGGCCGGCCTCGCCGGTCTCGACTTCTTCGGCACGGTGCGCGGCCGGCTCGGCTACGCCTGGGATCGCACCCTGATCTACGGCACCGGCGGTTTCGCCTATGGCAGCGGCGGCGGCCGCGACTTCGGCCTGCCCAACGACGACGACTTCCAGACCGGCTGGACCGCCGGTGGTGGCGTCGAGTACGCCCTGCCCACCGACTCGTTCCTGAACTTCTTCCGGTCGAGCTCGGTGACGGTGAAGGTCGAAGGTCTGTACGTGAACCTGGACCGTGGCCGGCGCTTCAACGGCGCCTTCGCGGTGAACAACGCCGGCGCCATCATCACGACGGCGAGCCCGGGCGTGGTCGTGGTGAACGCCGGTCAGTTCCGCCGCGACACCGAGTTCGCGGTGGTCCGCGCCGGCCTGAACTACAAGTTCGGCACCTGGTAG
- a CDS encoding IS6 family transposase, whose protein sequence is MILNALALTLKRQAQGDFRGRHFEATLIVQAVSWSLRDALSDRDIAEMLLERGLTVDHSTLTRWVLADAPAIERRLRRFRKPPCGSVRVDETDIRVRGQWRSPDRAIDKPGEAVDVLLTANRDLDAAKRLFRNGAGPYPPAIAESRKAGLLPRTPTHHVSKPLQQGIASDPFRVKRAMPRVGGFRSFKTARRTIQGVKARLWRRKGFGFLGAWTVREQNQLLAHCFGLPVANKA, encoded by the coding sequence ATGATCCTGAACGCCCTCGCCCTCACGCTGAAGAGACAGGCCCAAGGCGACTTCAGGGGCCGACACTTCGAAGCCACCCTCATCGTGCAGGCCGTCTCCTGGTCCCTGCGCGACGCGCTGAGCGACCGCGACATCGCGGAGATGCTCCTGGAGAGGGGCCTCACGGTCGACCACTCCACCCTCACCCGCTGGGTGCTCGCCGACGCGCCGGCCATCGAGCGTCGTCTGCGCCGGTTCCGCAAGCCGCCCTGCGGCTCGGTGCGCGTGGACGAAACGGACATCCGCGTCCGGGGCCAGTGGCGCTCCCCGGACCGGGCCATCGACAAGCCCGGTGAGGCGGTCGACGTCCTGCTCACGGCCAACCGCGACCTCGATGCCGCCAAGCGCTTGTTCCGCAATGGGGCCGGCCCGTACCCGCCGGCGATCGCCGAGAGCCGCAAGGCGGGCCTGCTGCCCCGGACACCGACCCATCACGTCAGCAAGCCCCTGCAGCAAGGGATCGCGAGCGACCCCTTCCGAGTGAAGCGGGCGATGCCGCGGGTGGGCGGGTTCCGGTCGTTCAAGACGGCGCGGCGCACGATCCAGGGCGTCAAAGCCAGGCTGTGGCGGCGCAAGGGCTTCGGGTTCTTGGGCGCATGGACGGTGCGGGAGCAGAACCAGCTGCTCGCGCACTGCTTCGGGCTTCCCGTCGCGAACAAAGCGTGA
- a CDS encoding efflux RND transporter permease subunit, producing the protein MDDVTREAVAGVREHGHATRLRCAPALRKPAPNQRDKPPLMLGTGTGSEIRQPLGYAIVGGLLVSQVLTLFTTPVVYLYMERLSRSLSSRSRPGQDLPAM; encoded by the coding sequence TTGGATGATGTCACGCGGGAAGCGGTAGCCGGAGTACGAGAGCACGGTCATGCGACCCGGCTACGCTGCGCGCCAGCCCTCCGCAAGCCAGCGCCCAACCAACGTGACAAGCCCCCGCTGATGCTCGGCACCGGCACGGGCTCGGAGATCCGCCAGCCGCTGGGCTACGCCATCGTCGGTGGCCTCCTCGTGTCGCAGGTGCTGACCCTGTTCACGACGCCGGTCGTCTACCTGTACATGGAGCGTCTGAGCCGCTCTCTGTCGTCGCGTTCGAGGCCGGGGCAGGACTTGCCGGCCATGTGA
- a CDS encoding IS6-like element ISMno6 family transposase, with protein sequence MTVLSYSGYRFPRDIIQRAVWLYLRFTLRFRDVEELLAERGITVTYESIRRWVLTFGPTIARGLRARRPKPHARWHLDEVFVRISGTQMDLWRAVDAEGEVLDVLLQTKRDRRAAQKLMRKLLKKQGMAPETWVTDKCPAYGAALREMKLSRVDHVQRKRANNRAESSHVPVRRREAKLQGFESPGSAQRVLSMPAATYNTFTVPRHLVSARTHRLFRAEAFAMWRGAAGAPA encoded by the coding sequence ATGACCGTGCTCTCGTACTCCGGCTACCGCTTCCCGCGTGACATCATCCAACGCGCTGTGTGGTTGTATCTCCGGTTCACCCTCCGCTTTCGCGACGTCGAAGAACTCCTGGCCGAGCGGGGGATCACAGTGACGTACGAGAGCATCCGACGCTGGGTTCTCACCTTCGGTCCGACGATCGCACGCGGGCTGCGAGCCCGCCGCCCCAAGCCGCACGCGCGATGGCACCTCGACGAGGTGTTCGTGCGCATCAGCGGCACGCAGATGGACCTGTGGCGGGCCGTGGACGCCGAAGGCGAGGTGCTGGACGTGCTGCTCCAGACCAAGCGGGACAGGCGCGCGGCTCAGAAGCTGATGCGCAAGCTTCTGAAGAAGCAGGGCATGGCACCGGAGACCTGGGTCACGGACAAGTGCCCGGCCTACGGAGCCGCGCTTCGTGAGATGAAGCTGAGCCGAGTGGATCACGTCCAGCGCAAGCGGGCGAACAACCGGGCGGAGAGCTCGCATGTGCCGGTGCGACGACGAGAGGCGAAGTTGCAGGGCTTCGAGTCGCCTGGCTCAGCCCAGCGGGTCTTGTCGATGCCCGCGGCCACCTACAACACCTTCACCGTTCCTCGTCACCTCGTCTCGGCTCGCACGCACCGGCTCTTCCGAGCCGAGGCGTTCGCGATGTGGCGCGGTGCGGCGGGCGCGCCGGCCTGA